In Dolichospermum flos-aquae CCAP 1403/13F, the following proteins share a genomic window:
- a CDS encoding recombinase family protein, with product MISDSLWIFGTSRSGKTTRLVNQFSAWLQIDSQVPDLFYNKNIHNSQPQPIDSKVNLHQKELGILLLAANDDNRRELADRVTTLTLGKYPIRVKTALGFFQDEVILFWPLLIDLLSIKAQFPVRLRPETEQELATKLWSCQLDSEVLRRVGMNENRLVRRILDLWQLAAYSGVPCEDIPKILHSGLEDSSINLEPQFLGSLLLNWRNWCLERGLLTYALITELYHQKLLTNSSYQEHLKQRYQGIIADDVDDYPAIAANLFEFLLDAGAVGAFSYNSHGKVRWGLGADPEYLARLSARCQVENLTSQPKNSLGYSLTSQMVELVTQPMTMLRLPSYVQPIQTTSRAQLLRQTAEMIIDGVKSGEVAADEVAIIAPGLDAIARYTLVEILTKQNIEVASLNEQRPLISSSVVRALLTLMALVYPGLGRLVDRDAVAEMLVVLSQYQTQNGEEKEFHHSKIDPVRAGLIADACFVPHPDTPNLLPVKTFERWDRIGYIATQSYEKILQWIQAQREQYHQRLLLTPIFFLYQAIQDFVCNDKNPSYQELAALRELLETAQHYWEIDTRLKQTDPLFLSLHTPETLSITIIDSDSVAIAIFIQLLRRGTITANPYPIRPIGSSRKAVTLATIFQYRASRKNHRWHFWLDIGSPLWAKGGAATLFGATLFLQDRLGQPWTAADEELAEEERLQRIVADLLARVSDKLYLCHSDLAVNGQEQIGPLLPLVHACEVV from the coding sequence ATGATTTCTGATTCCCTTTGGATTTTTGGTACTAGTCGTAGTGGTAAAACTACTCGCTTGGTAAACCAGTTTAGTGCTTGGTTGCAAATTGATAGTCAAGTACCTGATTTATTTTATAATAAAAATATTCACAATTCCCAACCTCAACCTATAGATTCAAAGGTGAATTTACACCAAAAAGAACTAGGTATTTTATTGTTAGCTGCTAATGATGATAACCGCAGGGAATTAGCTGATAGAGTTACCACTTTAACATTAGGAAAATATCCTATTCGCGTTAAAACAGCTTTGGGTTTTTTCCAAGATGAGGTGATTTTATTTTGGCCGTTACTAATTGATTTGTTGTCAATTAAAGCTCAATTTCCCGTCAGATTACGCCCAGAAACGGAACAAGAATTGGCGACAAAACTCTGGAGTTGTCAGCTAGATTCAGAGGTTTTGCGGCGTGTAGGGATGAATGAAAATCGTTTGGTCAGACGTATCCTGGATTTATGGCAATTAGCAGCTTATAGCGGTGTACCCTGTGAAGACATTCCTAAAATATTGCACAGTGGTTTAGAAGATAGTTCTATCAATTTAGAACCACAGTTTTTGGGTTCTTTACTACTAAATTGGCGGAATTGGTGTTTAGAACGGGGGTTATTGACTTATGCGCTAATTACTGAACTGTATCACCAAAAATTATTAACTAATAGTAGCTATCAGGAACATCTAAAACAACGCTATCAGGGCATCATAGCAGATGATGTAGATGATTATCCGGCGATCGCTGCTAACTTATTTGAATTTTTATTAGATGCTGGGGCTGTGGGCGCGTTTAGCTACAATTCCCATGGGAAGGTACGCTGGGGTTTAGGTGCAGATCCTGAGTATTTAGCCAGATTATCTGCCCGTTGTCAAGTAGAAAATTTAACCTCACAACCTAAGAATAGTTTGGGTTATTCTCTCACCAGTCAAATGGTAGAATTGGTAACACAGCCCATGACAATGTTACGTTTACCAAGTTATGTCCAGCCTATTCAAACCACTTCCCGCGCCCAGCTATTACGCCAAACAGCCGAGATGATTATTGATGGGGTTAAATCCGGGGAAGTGGCGGCGGATGAAGTAGCGATTATTGCACCGGGTTTAGATGCGATCGCTCGTTATACCTTGGTAGAAATATTAACTAAACAAAATATCGAAGTTGCATCTCTCAACGAACAACGCCCTTTAATCAGTTCCTCGGTAGTCAGAGCATTACTTACCCTCATGGCTCTAGTTTACCCCGGTTTAGGACGGTTAGTAGATAGGGATGCGGTGGCGGAAATGTTGGTGGTTTTGAGTCAATATCAAACTCAAAATGGAGAGGAAAAAGAATTCCATCATTCTAAAATAGATCCAGTGCGGGCTGGGTTAATCGCCGATGCTTGTTTTGTTCCCCACCCCGACACACCCAATTTATTACCCGTGAAAACCTTTGAACGCTGGGATAGAATTGGCTATATTGCCACTCAGTCCTATGAAAAAATATTACAATGGATTCAAGCACAACGGGAGCAATATCATCAGCGCCTTCTCCTCACACCTATTTTTTTCTTGTACCAAGCTATTCAAGACTTTGTGTGTAATGATAAGAACCCTTCATATCAAGAATTAGCAGCATTAAGAGAATTATTAGAAACAGCCCAACATTATTGGGAAATAGACACCCGCTTAAAACAAACCGATCCTCTATTTCTTTCGCTGCATACACCAGAAACTCTCAGTATTACCATTATTGATAGCGATAGCGTGGCGATAGCCATATTTATTCAACTGCTGCGACGGGGGACAATTACTGCAAATCCCTATCCTATCCGTCCCATTGGTAGCAGTAGAAAGGCTGTAACTTTAGCAACTATATTTCAATACCGAGCGAGTCGCAAAAATCACCGTTGGCATTTTTGGTTAGATATTGGTTCACCGCTATGGGCTAAAGGTGGTGCGGCGACTTTATTTGGTGCTACTTTATTTTTACAGGATAGGTTAGGACAACCTTGGACAGCAGCAGATGAAGAATTAGCGGAAGAAGAAAGATTACAAAGAATTGTCGCTGATTTGCTGGCGCGGGTGTCTGATAAATTGTATTTGTGTCACAGTGATTTGGCTGTCAATGGACAGGAACAAATTGGACCTTTATTACCTTTAGTTCATGCTTGTGAAGTGGTGTAA